A single region of the Paraburkholderia sp. SOS3 genome encodes:
- the menD gene encoding 2-succinyl-5-enolpyruvyl-6-hydroxy-3-cyclohexene-1-carboxylic-acid synthase, protein MLERVSGANAPVTAPLSRGAANPAALDGPAKFTAGPPAVRNLNELWLRCILDVLAGTGVRRAVLCPGGRSSAMVMAVHGDPRFADTLVFADERSAAYAAVGMMKATGEPVLMVTTSGSAVANAVPALTEADECGLPLLLLTCDRPRALRNSGFGQMIDHLGACRAFVRANVDLHDPVADRAALAALRRDVAAVLAEAHGVRPGPVHVNIPLAGRYDATEPHPVPADVLHEAGHAEAPPAPPPREGNNIGALAARLGLRPGMRALVVAGPDCDVPLAWLTEFVRESGLPVLADTGSGLRGSGFEHVLNGHDALALRRAVTREPPELLIRFGLAPVMPVVQDYLEAHPCPTIKVSAARRERDYLHPRFEPLIGPVRAELRELAAALADGDERWRREWQAAASEAAAVRREAVEGLDWGELPAMRELYAHDGFAFLHLGNSMSIRHADLLYDTRSNRQAVYANRGVWGIDGTLSTFLGEARARADAGMLVLGDQAFLHDLPALATAQRITTPACVCVLDNGGGAIFDFLPLARLRGYETAIRNPYAFDTSRMASAFGLWHARASNREELRAALDAACTRAGVTVLEVRVEPSSGVTGMRQVALALRAAVFATSRGVLSS, encoded by the coding sequence ATGCTCGAACGCGTGAGTGGCGCAAACGCGCCTGTAACGGCGCCGCTATCCCGCGGTGCGGCGAACCCGGCCGCTCTTGACGGTCCCGCAAAATTCACCGCCGGCCCGCCGGCGGTGCGCAACCTGAACGAACTGTGGCTCCGCTGCATTCTCGATGTGCTCGCCGGCACGGGCGTGCGGCGCGCGGTGCTGTGCCCTGGCGGGCGCTCGTCGGCGATGGTGATGGCCGTGCACGGCGATCCGCGCTTTGCCGATACGCTTGTCTTTGCTGACGAGCGCAGCGCCGCGTACGCCGCGGTCGGCATGATGAAGGCCACGGGCGAACCGGTGCTGATGGTCACGACATCGGGTTCCGCGGTGGCGAACGCGGTGCCGGCGCTGACCGAAGCCGACGAGTGCGGGTTGCCGCTCCTGCTGTTGACCTGCGATCGTCCGCGCGCGTTGCGCAACAGCGGCTTCGGCCAGATGATCGATCACCTCGGCGCGTGCCGTGCGTTCGTTCGTGCGAATGTCGATCTGCACGATCCGGTCGCGGACCGTGCCGCGCTCGCCGCGCTGCGGCGCGACGTGGCCGCGGTGCTGGCCGAAGCGCACGGCGTGCGTCCCGGCCCGGTGCACGTGAATATCCCGCTTGCGGGCCGCTATGATGCGACCGAACCGCATCCGGTGCCAGCCGATGTGCTGCATGAAGCCGGCCATGCGGAGGCGCCGCCTGCGCCGCCACCGCGAGAGGGCAACAACATCGGCGCACTTGCGGCCCGGCTCGGTCTGCGTCCGGGGATGCGCGCGCTGGTGGTGGCCGGGCCCGACTGCGACGTGCCGCTCGCGTGGCTCACGGAGTTCGTTCGCGAGTCTGGTTTACCGGTTCTGGCTGACACCGGCAGCGGCTTGCGCGGCAGCGGGTTCGAGCACGTGCTCAATGGCCACGACGCGCTTGCGTTGCGGCGCGCGGTGACGCGCGAGCCCCCCGAGCTGCTGATCCGCTTCGGCCTCGCGCCGGTGATGCCCGTGGTGCAGGACTACCTCGAAGCGCACCCGTGCCCGACGATCAAGGTGTCCGCGGCGCGCCGCGAACGCGACTATCTGCATCCGCGCTTCGAGCCGCTCATCGGGCCTGTACGCGCCGAGTTGCGCGAACTCGCGGCCGCGCTTGCGGACGGCGACGAACGATGGCGTCGCGAATGGCAGGCGGCGGCAAGCGAAGCCGCGGCGGTGCGCCGCGAGGCGGTGGAAGGACTCGACTGGGGCGAGCTGCCGGCGATGCGCGAACTCTACGCGCACGACGGCTTCGCGTTTCTACATCTCGGCAATTCGATGTCGATCCGGCACGCCGATCTGTTGTACGACACGCGGTCGAATCGGCAGGCCGTCTATGCGAATCGCGGCGTCTGGGGGATCGACGGTACGCTCAGCACCTTCCTCGGCGAGGCGCGCGCCCGCGCAGACGCCGGCATGCTCGTGCTCGGCGATCAGGCATTCCTGCACGATTTGCCAGCGCTTGCCACCGCGCAGCGCATCACGACGCCAGCATGCGTGTGCGTGCTCGACAACGGCGGTGGCGCAATCTTCGACTTTCTGCCGCTTGCCCGGTTGCGCGGCTACGAAACCGCGATTCGCAATCCTTATGCCTTCGACACCTCGCGCATGGCGTCGGCGTTCGGCTTGTGGCACGCGCGTGCATCCAACCGCGAGGAACTGCGAGCGGCACTCGATGCGGCGTGTACGCGCGCCGGCGTCACCGTGCTGGAGGTGCGCGTCGAGCCGTCGTCAGGGGTGACCGGCATGCGCCAGGTGGCCCTTGCGTTGCGGGCTGCCGTCTTCGCTACGTCACGAGGTGTACTGAGTTCATGA
- a CDS encoding polysaccharide pyruvyl transferase family protein: MSCNFNHRMARQLRFLGAAEPDSVFLDDLQQLIDITRTTARVRATRRRGEPLRMLLLGYVGAGNTGADLRAIEIIRQMRRLFAGRTLDIALFGCGDLIDHPVLASVERLQPESLYVPDALDAALRRFDVVLNVEGSTYTSKFSDALAGMLIGGVAFADAHGALACAYGVDAGAMTPRLARFAAVNAARAAVFCRSAGAARQLAALGIDTRMGADSAWGFRATQPAAREAPYAALCPNNPYWWPVQTDVRRAYRLDGSDVQSPLRHGPLTFHTWDDERARRFSAYKASFAMLAAGLRAQGIEPVLVAMERLDLAACDEIAALLPFPVRIVARGRETLDAVAATVGHARCVVTTRFHAAVLAIAHGVPAVGVSMDERIEQLFDEAGVSGWNFSCDDPHFGARALARLASCAGDRERLRGAYERFAAVQRQRFDDMGRALRASVDAFVDH; the protein is encoded by the coding sequence ATGAGCTGCAATTTCAATCATCGAATGGCGCGTCAACTGCGCTTTCTCGGCGCGGCCGAGCCCGACAGCGTGTTTCTCGACGATCTGCAGCAGCTGATCGACATCACGCGCACCACCGCTCGCGTGCGCGCGACGCGACGGCGCGGCGAGCCGCTGCGCATGCTGCTGCTCGGCTACGTCGGCGCCGGCAACACGGGTGCGGATCTGCGCGCGATCGAAATCATCCGGCAGATGCGGCGCCTTTTCGCCGGGCGCACGCTCGACATTGCGCTATTCGGCTGCGGCGATCTGATCGATCATCCGGTACTCGCGTCGGTCGAACGGCTGCAGCCCGAGTCGCTGTATGTGCCGGACGCGCTCGATGCCGCGCTGCGGCGCTTCGACGTGGTGCTCAATGTGGAGGGCTCGACGTACACGTCCAAGTTTTCCGATGCGCTCGCCGGCATGTTGATCGGCGGCGTGGCGTTTGCCGACGCACACGGTGCGCTCGCCTGCGCATACGGCGTCGATGCGGGCGCGATGACGCCGCGGCTCGCGCGCTTCGCGGCGGTGAACGCCGCGCGCGCCGCCGTGTTCTGCCGCAGCGCGGGCGCTGCGCGCCAACTGGCGGCGCTCGGCATCGACACGCGCATGGGGGCCGACAGTGCATGGGGGTTCCGCGCCACGCAACCGGCAGCGCGCGAAGCCCCCTATGCGGCGCTCTGTCCCAACAACCCGTACTGGTGGCCCGTGCAGACCGATGTGCGCCGGGCGTATCGGCTCGACGGCAGCGACGTCCAGTCGCCGTTGCGTCACGGGCCGCTTACGTTTCATACGTGGGACGACGAGCGTGCGCGGCGCTTTTCCGCCTATAAGGCCAGCTTTGCCATGTTGGCGGCCGGGTTGCGCGCGCAAGGCATCGAGCCTGTGCTGGTCGCGATGGAGCGCCTCGATCTGGCGGCTTGCGACGAAATCGCCGCACTGCTGCCGTTTCCGGTGCGCATCGTCGCACGCGGGCGCGAGACGCTCGATGCGGTGGCCGCCACGGTCGGTCATGCGCGCTGTGTGGTGACCACGCGCTTTCATGCGGCGGTGCTGGCCATCGCGCACGGCGTGCCGGCTGTCGGCGTGTCGATGGATGAGCGCATCGAGCAGTTGTTCGACGAAGCGGGCGTGAGCGGCTGGAATTTCAGTTGCGACGATCCGCATTTCGGCGCACGGGCGCTGGCGCGCCTCGCATCGTGCGCCGGCGATCGCGAGCGTCTACGCGGCGCGTACGAGCGATTCGCCGCCGTGCAGCGGCAACGTTTCGACGACATGGGCCGGGCGCTGCGCGCGTCCGTCGACGCGTTCGTCGATCATTGA
- a CDS encoding LysR substrate-binding domain-containing protein: MEVKWIEDFVALAQYQSFSRAADMRNVTQSGFSRRIQALEQWVGADLIDRGSYPLTLTPAGRLFKEAADDILRKLFDTRSIIRMDQRMPGTGLQIAAGHTIAVGFVPAWLDSLQDRFKDLRVRVVPTNVHDSIVMLVNGNCELMLAYEHPELPLHLDPARYEYRTVGHDVFMPVRRASGRTGSDMRLPGTAERPVPLIAYSASTYFGRCHALLLRHAGTSAALQPLFESDMADVLKQMVLNGAGIAWLPKSLIESELEDGVLEPAGERRWMLDLELRVYRDRGNTAPLLADLWHHIAAAN, from the coding sequence ATGGAAGTGAAGTGGATCGAGGACTTCGTTGCCCTCGCGCAATATCAGAGCTTTTCGCGCGCTGCGGACATGCGCAACGTTACGCAATCGGGATTCAGCCGGCGCATCCAGGCGCTCGAGCAGTGGGTCGGCGCCGATCTGATCGATCGCGGCAGCTACCCGTTGACGCTTACGCCGGCAGGCCGCCTCTTCAAGGAGGCGGCCGACGACATCCTGCGCAAGCTGTTCGACACGCGCTCCATCATCCGGATGGACCAGCGCATGCCCGGAACCGGCCTGCAAATTGCCGCCGGACATACGATCGCCGTCGGTTTCGTGCCCGCGTGGCTCGATTCGCTGCAGGATCGCTTCAAGGACCTGCGCGTGCGCGTGGTTCCGACCAACGTTCACGATTCGATCGTGATGCTCGTCAACGGCAACTGCGAACTCATGCTCGCGTACGAGCACCCGGAACTGCCACTGCATCTCGATCCCGCGCGCTACGAATATCGGACCGTGGGACACGACGTATTCATGCCGGTACGGCGCGCGAGCGGCCGCACGGGGTCCGATATGCGGCTGCCCGGCACGGCGGAGCGTCCGGTGCCCCTGATCGCTTACAGCGCGTCGACCTATTTCGGCCGCTGTCACGCACTACTGTTGCGTCATGCCGGCACGAGCGCGGCGTTGCAGCCGCTTTTCGAGTCCGACATGGCGGACGTGCTCAAGCAGATGGTGCTGAACGGGGCGGGTATCGCATGGCTACCGAAGAGCCTGATCGAAAGCGAGCTCGAGGACGGCGTGCTCGAGCCCGCCGGCGAGCGCCGCTGGATGCTCGATCTCGAACTGCGCGTCTATCGCGACCGCGGCAACACCGCGCCGTTGCTGGCCGACCTGTGGCATCACATCGCCGCCGCGAACTGA